The following are encoded together in the Methylorubrum sp. B1-46 genome:
- a CDS encoding tripartite tricarboxylate transporter permease — MDDLNQLLLGFQVALTWHNILFMVVGVLLGIVVGVLPGLGGPNGVAILLPLTFGMDPTSAIILLSSIYWGALFGGAITSILFNIPGEAWSVATTFDGYPLAQKGRAGEALTAAFTASFIGALSGVVLITFVAPLVAKFALRFGPAEFFGVFFLTFCSFIGMGRENKAKIIVSLALGFLLAAVGLDTISGDLRLTFGTPELMKGFDFLVVVIGLFGVSEILLTIEEGLHFKGKRAAMDLGVVLRTWASLPRYWATLIRSSVVGMWMGVTPGGAIAASFMGYGLAKRFSRQPEEFGRGDIEGVLAPETAAHAAGTSALLPMLALGIPGSATAAVLLGGLMIWGLQPGPLLFVEKKEFVWGLIASMYLGNLAGLLIVLATVPVFAAIMRIPFALVAPIILVVCAIGAFTVESSRFDIWLMLIFGVVGYVFKKLDYPLAPLVLALVLGDRAEDAFRQALLGSGGDLSVFFSNGLVSSLMVLGLLLLFWGPLGDLRKRLARKAGLTRPAPVAR, encoded by the coding sequence ATGGACGACCTCAACCAGCTCCTGCTCGGCTTCCAGGTCGCGCTGACGTGGCACAACATCCTGTTCATGGTGGTGGGCGTGCTGCTCGGCATCGTGGTGGGCGTGCTTCCGGGTCTCGGCGGCCCCAACGGCGTCGCGATCCTCCTGCCGCTGACTTTCGGCATGGACCCGACCTCAGCGATCATCCTCCTGTCGTCGATCTACTGGGGCGCCCTGTTCGGCGGCGCGATCACCTCGATCCTGTTCAACATCCCCGGCGAGGCGTGGTCGGTCGCCACCACCTTCGACGGTTACCCTCTGGCGCAGAAGGGGCGGGCCGGCGAGGCCTTGACGGCGGCCTTCACCGCCTCCTTCATCGGGGCGCTCTCGGGCGTGGTGCTCATCACCTTCGTGGCGCCGCTGGTCGCCAAGTTCGCCCTGCGCTTCGGCCCGGCCGAGTTCTTCGGCGTCTTCTTCCTCACCTTCTGCTCGTTCATCGGCATGGGCCGGGAGAACAAGGCCAAGATCATCGTGTCCCTGGCACTGGGCTTCCTGCTCGCGGCAGTCGGCCTCGACACCATCTCGGGCGATCTGCGCCTGACCTTCGGCACGCCCGAGCTGATGAAGGGCTTCGACTTTCTCGTCGTGGTGATCGGCCTGTTCGGCGTCTCCGAGATCCTGCTCACCATCGAGGAGGGCCTGCACTTCAAGGGCAAGCGGGCGGCCATGGATCTCGGCGTGGTCCTGCGCACCTGGGCCTCGCTGCCGCGCTACTGGGCGACGCTGATCCGCTCCTCGGTCGTGGGCATGTGGATGGGCGTCACCCCGGGCGGCGCGATCGCGGCCTCGTTCATGGGCTACGGCCTCGCCAAGCGCTTCTCCCGCCAGCCCGAGGAGTTCGGGCGCGGCGATATCGAGGGCGTGCTGGCCCCCGAGACCGCGGCCCACGCCGCCGGCACCTCGGCGCTCCTGCCGATGCTGGCCCTCGGCATCCCCGGCTCGGCCACCGCGGCGGTGCTGCTCGGCGGCCTGATGATCTGGGGCCTGCAGCCCGGCCCGCTGCTCTTCGTCGAGAAGAAGGAGTTCGTCTGGGGCCTGATCGCCTCGATGTATCTCGGCAACCTCGCCGGCCTCCTGATCGTGCTCGCGACCGTGCCGGTCTTCGCCGCGATCATGCGCATCCCCTTCGCGCTGGTCGCACCGATCATCCTCGTCGTCTGCGCCATCGGCGCCTTCACGGTCGAATCCTCGCGCTTCGACATTTGGCTGATGCTGATCTTCGGAGTGGTCGGTTACGTCTTCAAGAAGCTCGACTATCCGCTCGCCCCCCTCGTGCTCGCGCTCGTCCTCGGCGATCGCGCCGAGGACGCGTTCCGCCAAGCCTTGCTCGGCTCGGGCGGGGACCTGTCCGTCTTCTTCTCGAACGGCCTCGTCTCGAGCCTGATGGTCCTCGGCCTGCTGCTCCTGTTCTGGGGGCCGCTCGGCGACCTGCGCAAACGGCTGGCGCGCAAGGCCGGCCTCACCCGGCCGGCCCCGGTCGCGCGTTGA
- a CDS encoding 2,3-bisphosphoglycerate-dependent phosphoglycerate mutase, producing the protein MDSSKHTLVLVRHGQSEDNERELFSGLRDPALTPRGTEEAAEAGATLRSLGYRFDAAFTSRLRRAQHTLALILDALGQADLLVHADAALNERDYGALAGLNKTEARAQFGVEQVRTWRKSYDAVPPGGESLAMTGARLWPYFERAIAPRVESGGCVLVVAHGNSLRSLLMRLDRIEPEHIEVVNIGTAEILVYRYDTATRTLARAAAIPTKTSA; encoded by the coding sequence ATGGACAGCAGCAAACACACTCTCGTGCTCGTGCGGCACGGCCAGAGCGAGGATAACGAGCGGGAGCTGTTTTCCGGATTGCGGGATCCAGCCCTGACGCCCCGCGGCACCGAGGAGGCCGCTGAGGCCGGCGCCACGCTCCGGTCGCTCGGATATCGCTTCGACGCGGCGTTCACGAGCCGGCTCCGGCGGGCTCAGCACACCCTCGCGCTGATCCTCGATGCGCTGGGCCAAGCCGATCTGCTGGTGCACGCGGACGCCGCCCTGAACGAACGGGATTACGGAGCGCTGGCGGGCCTCAACAAGACGGAGGCACGGGCGCAGTTCGGCGTCGAGCAGGTCCGCACCTGGCGGAAATCCTACGACGCGGTGCCGCCCGGCGGCGAGAGCCTGGCGATGACGGGCGCGCGCCTGTGGCCGTACTTCGAGCGCGCCATCGCCCCTCGCGTGGAAAGCGGCGGCTGCGTGCTCGTCGTCGCCCACGGCAACTCGCTGCGATCGCTGCTCATGCGCCTCGACCGCATCGAACCCGAGCACATCGAGGTCGTGAACATCGGCACGGCCGAGATCCTCGTCTACCGTTACGACACGGCCACCCGAACGCTCGCCCGAGCGGCGGCGATTCCGACGAAGACGAGCGCGTGA
- a CDS encoding alpha/beta hydrolase: MPSSEIDAIRARLAAHPRPADLAARRVRIDGLGAGYALPPDVIVEPVDAHGVPAEWTRTPAARSDHVVLFLHGGGYVSGSLTSHRHMVAQAGREAGARTLALDYRLAPEHPFPAALEDALAGYRFLLDTGIAPARIAFAGESAGGGLALATALSLREAGRPLPGCLWLSSPWTDLALTGASLETKAAVDPLLSRAYLSELANLYLNGADARGPLVSPIYADLAGLPPMLIQVGSAETLLDDAVRLAAGAGGADVSVHLEIWPAMIHAWHLFYQEVAEGRRSLAAAGAFIRAHLDGA, encoded by the coding sequence ATGCCATCGTCCGAAATCGATGCGATCCGGGCCCGCCTCGCCGCCCATCCGAGGCCGGCCGACCTCGCCGCACGGCGGGTGCGGATCGATGGCCTCGGAGCCGGCTACGCGCTGCCGCCGGACGTGATCGTCGAACCGGTCGATGCGCACGGCGTGCCCGCGGAGTGGACGCGCACGCCCGCGGCTCGAAGCGACCATGTCGTGCTGTTCCTGCACGGGGGCGGCTACGTCTCCGGCTCCCTGACGAGCCATCGCCACATGGTGGCGCAGGCCGGGCGCGAGGCCGGTGCGCGCACCCTCGCGCTCGACTATCGGCTCGCGCCCGAGCACCCGTTTCCGGCCGCCCTCGAGGATGCCCTGGCCGGATACCGGTTCCTGCTCGATACCGGCATCGCACCGGCACGAATCGCGTTCGCAGGGGAGAGCGCGGGAGGCGGCCTCGCGCTGGCGACGGCCCTGTCGCTGCGGGAGGCGGGACGGCCGCTGCCGGGTTGCCTGTGGCTCAGTTCACCCTGGACCGACCTCGCCCTGACCGGTGCCAGCCTGGAGACCAAGGCCGCCGTCGACCCGCTGCTGAGCCGGGCCTACCTGTCCGAACTGGCGAACCTGTACCTCAACGGCGCCGATGCGCGCGGGCCACTCGTCTCGCCGATCTACGCCGACCTTGCCGGATTACCGCCGATGCTGATCCAGGTCGGCTCGGCCGAGACCCTTCTCGACGACGCGGTTCGACTGGCCGCCGGTGCGGGGGGCGCGGACGTTTCCGTGCATCTCGAGATCTGGCCGGCCATGATCCATGCCTGGCATCTCTTTTACCAGGAGGTCGCGGAGGGTCGGCGCTCGCTGGCCGCGGCGGGGGCCTTCATCAGGGCTCATCTCGACGGTGCTTGA
- a CDS encoding tripartite tricarboxylate transporter substrate binding protein — MRVAVRAAIAALLLSAAPAQAWEPTKPIEIIVPFPPGGSSDQMARTIQGAIQKNNLVKQPIIIVNKPAAAGGEAMLDIQKSAGDPHKLITTSSGIYMTPLSTKLPVSWKDFTPIAMMAQDAFVLWVNSEKPYKTAGEFFEAAKAAKPPLKTGGNGSKREDHLISVTMEQATGTKITYVPYQGGGPASVQLAGGHIDANMNNPAEEVANWRSGAVKPLCAFSDKPIEYTQKVTAEMAWSDIPTCQSQGVNVTYQMLRGMFMPGKVTPEQQAFYVELFRKVTETPDWKSYLERNALVPDFRSGQSFVDFLTEDERKHKELMTKAGFIAAN; from the coding sequence ATGAGAGTTGCCGTGCGGGCCGCGATCGCGGCCCTGTTGTTGTCTGCTGCCCCGGCCCAGGCTTGGGAACCGACGAAGCCGATCGAGATCATCGTCCCCTTCCCGCCCGGCGGATCGTCCGACCAGATGGCGCGCACGATCCAGGGGGCAATTCAGAAGAACAACCTCGTCAAGCAGCCGATCATCATCGTGAACAAGCCCGCCGCAGCGGGCGGCGAGGCGATGCTCGATATCCAGAAATCGGCCGGCGACCCCCACAAGCTCATCACCACGTCGAGCGGCATCTACATGACGCCTCTCTCCACCAAGCTTCCGGTGAGCTGGAAGGATTTCACCCCGATCGCGATGATGGCGCAGGATGCCTTCGTGCTCTGGGTCAACAGCGAGAAGCCCTACAAGACGGCCGGTGAATTCTTCGAGGCTGCCAAGGCCGCCAAGCCGCCGCTCAAGACCGGCGGCAATGGCTCGAAGCGCGAGGATCACCTGATCTCCGTGACGATGGAGCAGGCAACGGGCACGAAGATCACCTACGTGCCCTACCAGGGCGGTGGCCCGGCCTCCGTGCAGCTCGCCGGCGGCCATATCGATGCCAACATGAACAACCCGGCCGAAGAGGTCGCCAACTGGCGCTCCGGCGCGGTGAAGCCGCTCTGTGCCTTCTCCGACAAGCCGATCGAGTACACGCAGAAGGTCACCGCCGAGATGGCGTGGTCCGACATCCCGACCTGCCAGTCGCAGGGCGTGAACGTCACCTATCAGATGCTGCGCGGCATGTTCATGCCCGGCAAGGTCACTCCGGAGCAGCAGGCCTTCTACGTCGAGCTGTTCAGGAAGGTCACCGAGACCCCGGACTGGAAGTCTTATCTCGAGCGCAATGCGCTGGTGCCCGATTTCCGCTCCGGCCAGAGCTTCGTCGACTTCCTCACAGAGGACGAGCGCAAGCACAAGGAGCTGATGACCAAGGCCGGGTTCATCGCGGCGAACTGA
- a CDS encoding tripartite tricarboxylate transporter TctB family protein → MTEASPPLPERGLSRRAVEIVVALLLLGLAGLALWDSYGRGAGWDNGPENGFFPARVAAILGVAAIAALVSALRREDSIFVTYSQLRLVAQVFVPLFLYLLGIAFLGIYLSSALFMALFMVTLGAFRWWQTALATVLVPLVIFWVFEQQFRVPLPKGPIEAFLGY, encoded by the coding sequence ATGACCGAAGCCTCTCCCCCGCTCCCCGAGCGCGGCCTGTCGCGCCGCGCCGTCGAGATCGTCGTGGCGCTGCTGCTGCTCGGCCTTGCCGGGCTGGCCCTGTGGGATTCCTACGGGCGGGGTGCGGGCTGGGACAACGGGCCGGAAAACGGCTTCTTCCCGGCCCGCGTCGCCGCAATCTTGGGCGTCGCGGCCATCGCCGCCCTCGTGAGCGCCCTGCGGCGGGAGGACAGCATCTTCGTCACCTACAGCCAGCTCCGGCTGGTGGCCCAGGTCTTCGTGCCGCTGTTCCTCTACCTGCTGGGGATCGCCTTCCTCGGCATCTACCTGTCCTCGGCCCTGTTCATGGCCCTGTTCATGGTCACGCTCGGCGCCTTCCGCTGGTGGCAGACGGCGCTCGCCACCGTGCTCGTGCCGCTCGTCATCTTCTGGGTGTTCGAGCAACAGTTCCGGGTTCCGCTGCCGAAGGGACCGATCGAAGCCTTCCTCGGCTACTGA
- a CDS encoding tripartite tricarboxylate transporter TctB family protein → MSDRSSGAGAGHALSRIPQNVVAGLGLVLLGVFGVWATGDLPRGTLGAMGPGMLPHWVAIGVAASGVVLAVTGFVRGGEGLQAVGLRGPVVVVLAILAFAATIRPATLGPVTTPGLGLIVAGPLAVILAGYASPEARFRELLILALLLTAGCMLLFGDLLNLPIPLFPSALVEAASGTIPSRVLLRLMAGTLALIGLCLLVLQRRSARRGETDVARHSMTA, encoded by the coding sequence ATGAGCGACCGGTCGAGTGGCGCTGGGGCGGGACATGCGCTCTCGCGCATACCGCAGAACGTGGTGGCCGGCCTCGGCCTCGTGCTGCTCGGGGTGTTCGGCGTCTGGGCCACGGGTGATCTGCCGCGCGGCACCCTCGGTGCGATGGGTCCCGGCATGCTGCCGCACTGGGTGGCGATCGGCGTGGCCGCCAGCGGGGTCGTGCTGGCCGTGACGGGCTTCGTCCGCGGCGGCGAGGGGCTTCAGGCCGTCGGCCTGCGCGGTCCGGTCGTCGTCGTCCTGGCCATCCTCGCCTTCGCGGCCACGATCCGGCCCGCCACCCTCGGCCCCGTCACCACGCCCGGCCTCGGCCTGATCGTCGCCGGTCCCCTCGCGGTCATCCTCGCGGGCTATGCCAGCCCCGAGGCGCGGTTCCGCGAGCTTCTGATCCTGGCGCTGCTTCTCACCGCCGGATGCATGCTGCTGTTCGGCGATCTGCTCAACCTGCCGATTCCGCTCTTTCCCAGCGCCCTGGTCGAGGCGGCGAGCGGAACGATTCCTTCGCGGGTGCTCCTGCGGCTGATGGCCGGGACGCTCGCCCTGATAGGGCTCTGTCTGCTCGTCCTGCAACGCCGGTCGGCCCGGCGCGGCGAGACCGACGTCGCCCGGCACTCGATGACTGCCTGA
- a CDS encoding phosphoribosylaminoimidazolesuccinocarboxamide synthase, which yields MKDASALAPYAHHVLDEAEIAGLPNRYRGKVRDNYDLADGRRILITTDRISAFDRPLAAIPFKGQVLTQTARYWFERTADICPNHVLAYPDPNVVVGRRLDILPVEVVVRGYLAGTTSTSILTRYQRGEREMYGHRFPDGLRAHERLAQAVITPTTKAADGGHDEPLSEKAILEQGLLTAAQWQTVSEAALALFARGQALAAERGLILADTKYEFGTDADGRIVLADEIHTPDSSRYWFAESYPERLAAGTAPESFDKDYVRNWVVARCDPYRDPIPEIPPEVVLGAAAVYIRAYETITQETFVLPDPAEVPIERIRRNLATYLGNDQAKGPV from the coding sequence ATGAAGGATGCAAGCGCCCTCGCGCCATACGCGCATCACGTTCTGGACGAGGCGGAGATCGCTGGGCTGCCGAACCGCTACCGGGGCAAGGTTCGCGACAACTACGATCTGGCCGACGGCCGCCGGATCCTGATCACCACCGATCGGATCAGCGCCTTCGATCGCCCGCTGGCCGCCATTCCTTTCAAGGGGCAGGTGCTGACGCAAACCGCCCGCTACTGGTTCGAGCGGACCGCCGACATCTGTCCGAATCACGTGCTTGCCTATCCGGACCCCAACGTTGTCGTCGGGCGACGGCTCGACATCCTGCCGGTGGAGGTCGTGGTGCGGGGCTATCTGGCGGGCACGACCTCCACCTCGATTCTCACCCGCTATCAGCGCGGCGAGCGCGAGATGTACGGCCACCGCTTCCCCGACGGCCTGCGCGCGCATGAGCGTCTGGCGCAAGCGGTCATCACGCCGACGACGAAGGCCGCGGATGGCGGACACGATGAGCCGCTCAGCGAGAAGGCGATCCTGGAACAGGGCCTGCTGACGGCCGCACAATGGCAGACCGTCTCCGAGGCGGCGCTGGCGCTGTTCGCCCGCGGCCAGGCACTCGCCGCCGAGCGCGGCCTCATCCTCGCCGATACGAAGTACGAGTTCGGGACCGACGCCGACGGACGGATCGTGCTCGCCGACGAGATCCATACCCCGGACAGCAGCCGCTACTGGTTTGCGGAAAGCTATCCCGAGCGGCTCGCGGCCGGGACGGCGCCCGAGAGCTTCGACAAGGACTATGTCCGCAACTGGGTCGTGGCGCGCTGTGATCCCTACCGCGATCCGATTCCCGAGATCCCGCCCGAGGTCGTGCTCGGCGCTGCGGCGGTCTACATCCGCGCCTACGAGACCATCACACAGGAGACCTTCGTCCTGCCTGATCCGGCCGAAGTGCCGATCGAGCGCATCCGGCGCAATCTCGCGACGTATCTGGGTAATGATCAGGCGAAGGGGCCGGTCTAA